The window AAGAAACCCGAAAAGATTACGCTGCACCTGAAAGGCCCTAAAGAATTTAAAGCTGGAGATTTGCAGCAGGATTCCACCGATTTTGAGGTGTTGAACCCCGACCATCATATTGCGACCTTGAATGAGGATGCCGATTTCAATATGGAAGCGCGCATTTCCCGGGGACGCGGCTATTTGCCGGCTGAAGCGAACAAGCATCCGGATCAGCCCATCGGCGTGGTTCCAATCGATGCTATTTTTACGCCCATTATTAATGTGGCCTATCATGTGGAAGAAACACGCGTGGGACAGCGAACAGATTTCGAAAAACTCATTCTCGAAATAAAAACGGATGGCAGCATTACCCCGGACGATGCCCTGACACAGGCCGCAAGAATTATTCAGGATCACATCCAATTATTCATCAATTACGATGTGGAACCCGAAGAAGAGATCCCGCCGGAAATTGATGAAGAAGCCCTGCGGATTAAGAAGCTTCTGAAGATGAGTGTGGATGAGTTGGAGCTTTCTGTGCGGGCGAGCAATTGTCTGAAAGCTGCCAATATTGAAACGATTGCGGATCTGGTCAAACGTGACGAATCGGAAATGCTGAAGTTCCGGAATTTCGGTCGAAAGTCTCTTACGGAATTGAGCAATGTCCTGGAAAGCCTGGGCCTGCATTTTGGAATGGATGTGGATAAATATCTAAACAACGAGAACGAATAAATCAAAACTATTGGGTGAATTTTTATGAGACATAGAAAATCGTTCGCCAAGTTGAATCGAACGGCTGAACATCGCAAAGCGACGTTAGCCAATTTGGCCTCTGCCTTAATCGAGCGAAAAAAGATCAAAACAACACATGCAAAGGCAAAAGCTGCACAACGTTTCGTGGAGCATCTGGTTACTCTGGCCAAAAAGGGTGACTTAAATTCAAGGCGTTTAGTCCTGAGCCGGTTACGAAACAAAACGGCCATGTTTATTCTTTTTGATGAAATAGCCCCCAGTTTTGCCGATCGGAACGGCGGCTATACGCGCGTGATCCACCTTGAACGACGCCTGGGTGACGGAGCAGAGATTTCCCTTCTGGAATTTGTGGGCTATGAATCGGTTAAGCACAAACAGAAAAAGGAAGAGAAAAAGACCCATAAAACGGAAGAAGAAAAAGCTGAGGCTAAAAAATCAGCGAAAAAGGTTTCTGAAGAGGAAACAGCTTCTGCCGAAACGGAGGAAAAGGCTGCAAAAGAAGCACCTGCTCCGGCCGAAGAAACATCTGAAGAGGCGACTGAAAC is drawn from Calditrichota bacterium and contains these coding sequences:
- a CDS encoding DNA-directed RNA polymerase subunit alpha; the encoded protein is MNFQSLQMPERIELDESTFSNNYGKFIVQPLERGFGVTIGNALRRVLLSSLPGAAITSIKVDGVLHEFTTIPGMVEDVSEMIMNLKGVRFKLIAKKPEKITLHLKGPKEFKAGDLQQDSTDFEVLNPDHHIATLNEDADFNMEARISRGRGYLPAEANKHPDQPIGVVPIDAIFTPIINVAYHVEETRVGQRTDFEKLILEIKTDGSITPDDALTQAARIIQDHIQLFINYDVEPEEEIPPEIDEEALRIKKLLKMSVDELELSVRASNCLKAANIETIADLVKRDESEMLKFRNFGRKSLTELSNVLESLGLHFGMDVDKYLNNENE
- the rplQ gene encoding 50S ribosomal protein L17, with translation MRHRKSFAKLNRTAEHRKATLANLASALIERKKIKTTHAKAKAAQRFVEHLVTLAKKGDLNSRRLVLSRLRNKTAMFILFDEIAPSFADRNGGYTRVIHLERRLGDGAEISLLEFVGYESVKHKQKKEEKKTHKTEEEKAEAKKSAKKVSEEETASAETEEKAAKEAPAPAEETSEEATETTTEETPEPPKDEAAPSEPEAPEPDNSKSDSEEESKEK